In Sphingomonas sp. G-3-2-10, a single window of DNA contains:
- the trmB gene encoding tRNA (guanosine(46)-N7)-methyltransferase TrmB, protein MTAHKPGDPTTLRRLYGRSQGHKLRAGQAALVEEMLPRFSVPETGPLDARILFGDDRPLQVEIGFGAGEHLAGQATARPDHGFIGCEPFLNGVVGALNHIRDGDLANVRLHMGDALDVLDRLPDASLERVYLLHPDPWPKARHSKRRMVNPGPLDLIARKLKPGAEFRLGTDDPTYCRWSMMVMNQRHDFLWQANTPQDFLTRPADWPQTRYEAKARRQGHEVWYFRYIRV, encoded by the coding sequence ATGACCGCACACAAACCCGGCGACCCGACCACCCTCCGCCGTCTCTATGGCCGCTCGCAGGGGCACAAGCTCCGCGCAGGCCAGGCCGCTCTGGTCGAGGAAATGCTGCCCCGGTTCAGCGTACCGGAAACCGGTCCGCTCGATGCCCGGATCCTCTTCGGCGATGACCGCCCGCTTCAGGTCGAGATCGGCTTCGGCGCCGGCGAGCATCTGGCGGGACAGGCGACCGCCCGGCCCGATCACGGCTTCATCGGCTGCGAGCCCTTCCTCAACGGCGTGGTCGGCGCGCTCAACCATATCCGCGACGGTGACCTCGCCAATGTCCGCCTCCACATGGGCGACGCGCTCGACGTGCTCGACCGGCTGCCCGACGCCAGCCTCGAACGCGTCTATCTGCTCCATCCCGATCCCTGGCCCAAGGCGCGCCATTCCAAGCGCCGCATGGTCAATCCAGGCCCGCTCGATCTGATCGCGCGGAAGCTGAAGCCCGGCGCCGAATTCCGGCTCGGCACCGACGATCCGACCTATTGCCGCTGGTCGATGATGGTGATGAACCAGCGCCACGATTTCCTGTGGCAGGCAAACACGCCGCAGGACTTCCTCACTCGCCCGGCCGACTGGCCCCAGACGCGCTACGAAGCCAAGGCGCGGCGACAGGGGCATGAAGTCTGGTACTTCCGCTACATCCGGGTTTGA
- a CDS encoding EAL domain-containing protein has translation MLTVIQPTHAGIELSVAFQPMLHGESIFAFRAEVTGPGGRAFESVLGALAPEKRHALDCRRAALAIRQAVAAGIVQAEALLLLPVNAASATPELLIRDLIAAAESNGLPADRLVLEISADERGNLATTTDFAERCADAGISIALSAFASGPVGLNLLAKLAPRFVTLDRSLVRNIDRSESLRLIVDGALRLAKRRGVVIVAPLTETRGELATLQRIGIAHLQGGWINIEPQRRIAPRREPRTQPVATQRDLQTHRRQVKLANDAIAALRSVLNT, from the coding sequence ATGCTTACCGTCATCCAGCCCACCCATGCCGGCATCGAACTCAGCGTCGCATTCCAGCCGATGTTGCATGGCGAATCGATCTTCGCCTTCCGCGCCGAAGTGACCGGGCCGGGCGGCCGAGCGTTCGAATCGGTGCTGGGTGCGCTGGCTCCGGAGAAGCGCCATGCGCTCGATTGCCGCCGCGCCGCCCTCGCCATCCGTCAGGCGGTCGCCGCCGGGATCGTCCAGGCCGAGGCGCTGCTTCTCCTCCCAGTGAACGCCGCCAGCGCGACCCCCGAACTCCTGATCCGCGATCTGATCGCCGCCGCCGAAAGCAACGGTCTCCCCGCCGATCGCCTCGTGCTCGAGATCAGCGCCGACGAGCGCGGCAATCTCGCCACCACCACGGACTTTGCCGAACGCTGCGCCGACGCCGGCATCTCGATCGCGCTCTCCGCCTTCGCTTCGGGTCCGGTCGGCCTCAATCTTCTGGCAAAGCTCGCACCGCGCTTCGTCACCCTCGATCGCAGCCTGGTCCGCAACATCGATCGCAGCGAATCGCTCCGCCTGATCGTCGACGGCGCACTCCGCCTCGCCAAGCGCCGCGGCGTCGTGATCGTCGCCCCGCTCACCGAGACTCGCGGCGAACTCGCCACGCTGCAGCGGATCGGCATCGCGCATCTTCAGGGCGGCTGGATCAATATCGAGCCGCAGCGCCGCATCGCGCCGCGCCGCGAGCCCCGCACCCAGCCCGTCGCCACCCAGCGCGACCTGCAGACGCATCGCCGTCAGGTGAAGCTCGCCAACGACGCCATCGCCGCGCTCCGCTCGGTCCTCAACACCTGA